The nucleotide sequence GCGTGATTCTGCGCCTGGGTTCCAGGCTTGTGGGCCGGGGACAGCGTACGCAACGTGAATGTGGTGCATCCAGTGACACCGGGGCCGGTATCTGCGGATGGGGCGGGTTGGCAGGAGCGTCTGACGGGCGGGCGGCTGCTCCGAAGACGGGCCAGGCGGTGCAGGTTTTCCACAGACCACGTCTGTCTGTTGAGTGTTGACGATTATGTTTGACAGTATTTGATTGTGGATTGTGTTGATAGGGAATCTCGTCTCGTGGCTGACCTCAGTCGCTGCGGTGCCGCGCGGCGCGCAAGTGTGTGCCGTGACCGCTCCGACTGGCGCGCCCTCGCGAGGCTGGTTGAGGGAGGCAAGGTCGTTTCCTATCCCCAGGGGGTAGTCGCGTTGCCGTCGACCGATCGGGCGACGGTCGTGGCCAGGCGCGTCGGTGGCTTGCTGACTTGCGGGCACGCGCTTGCGCACTACGGAATTCCCCTGCGCCGAGAGCCAACTGTTGTTCACGTCGCTGTTCGGCGTGGGCGCAGCCATACCCCGTCGGGAGTGGGGCGGGTTGTTGTTCACCGGATTGAGGGGCTGGCGCCGCAGGACCCGCTGAAGCCGCCGGTCGCCGATCCGGAGTCCGTCCTGCTGACGGTGATGCGCTGCGCTGACGAGCTCGATGCGCTGATCGCACTGGATGCCGCTCTGCGAATCGGGCTGGTTGACAAGACCATGCTTTTGACCAGGTTGATGGGCCCGCGTAATGGTCGCCTGAGATCCCTGCTGGGGCGGGCTGATCCTCGGGCTCGTTCCCTCTTGGAGACGATTGCTCGGTACGACCTGCAGGAGGCCGGGCAGGAACCAGAAGTAGCCGCCGATCTCGGCTTCGAGGTGGATCTACTCATGGGGCGCCTGGTCATTGAAACAGACGGGTACGCCTACCACGGCGACCGGGACTCCTGGGAGAACGATCGTCGACGCGACCAGTCGTTGCTGCGGCGGGGTTATGTGCCGCTCAGGCTGACCAGTGCTCAGGTGCTCTCGCGGCAGACCGTACAACTCGTCGAGCCGGTGGCCCGTCGTTTGGGCTGTTGGCGCGAGAACTGAACACGGGGTCCGGCGATGGGACGTCCCATCGCCGGACCCCGGCTGTGTTGTGGCGTGGTGCTGTGCCTACCGCGCGGCGGTCAGCCGCCGAGGGCGGCGGAGACCACCTGCTTGGCCTCCTCCTGGACCTGCGCCAGGTGGTCGGCGCCCTTGAAGGACTCGGCGTAGATCTTGTACACGTCCTCGGTGCCCGAGGGGCGCGCGGCGAACCAGGCGTTGGCGGTAGTGACCTTGAGCCCGCCGATGGGGGCGTCGTTGCCGGGGGCGCGCACCAGGCGGTCGGTGATCGGCTCCCCGGCCAGCTCGGTGGCGGTGACGTCCTGCGGCGACAGCGCGGCCAGCTTGGCCTTCTCCTCCTTGGTGGCGGCGGCGTCGATGCGGGCGTAGGCGGAGGCGCCGAAGCGCTCCACCTGCTCCTCGTGCAGCTGGGAGGGGGTCTTGCCGGTGACGGCGATGATCTCACTGGCCAGCAGGGCCAGGATGATGCCGTCCTTGTCCGTGCTCCACACGGTGCCGTCCTTGCGCAGGAAGGAGGCGCCGGCGCTCTCCTCGCCGCCGAAGCCGACGGAGCCGTCCAGCAGGCCGGGCACGAAGTGCTTGAAGCCGACCGGCACCTCCACCAGCTTGCGGCCCATGGCGGCCACGACTCGGTCGATGAGGCTGGAGGACACCAGTGTCTTGCCGACGGCGGCGTCCACGGGCCAACCGGGCCGGTGCGTGAACAGGTACTCGATGGCAACGGCCAGGTAGTGGTTGGGGTTCATCAGCCCGTCGGGGGTGACGATGCCGTGGCGGTCGGAGTCGGCGTCGTTACCGGTGGCGACGTCGTAGGGGGTGTTGCCGTCGGCGTCGGGGGTCATGGCGTTGCGCAGTGAAGCCATGGCGTTGGGGGAGGAGCAGTCCATGCGGATCTTGCCGTCCCAGTCCAGGGTCATGAAGGACCAGGCAGGGTCGACCTTCGGGTTGACCACGGTCAGGTCCAGCCCGTAGCGCTCGCCGATGGCGCCCCAGTAGTCCACCGAGGCGCCGCCCAGGGGGTCGGCCCCGATGCGCACGCCGGCGTCGCGGATGGCATCCATATCGATGACGTTCTCGAGGTCGGCCACGTAGGTCTCGAGGTAGTCGTGCTTGACGACGTAGTTGCCGTCCAGGGCCTCGGCGATCGGCACGCGCGGCACATCGCGCCAGCCGTCGGCCAGGAGCTCATTGGCGCGCGCGGCGATCCAGCTGGTGGCGTCGGAGTCGGCGGGGCCGCCGTGGGGCGGGTTGTACTTGAAGCCGCCGTCGCGGGGCGGGTTGTGCGAGGGGGTGACGACGATGCCGTCGGCCAGGCCGGGGCCGGTGGTGCGCACGCCGGACTCGGTGCCGGCGCCGTTTGCCAGCAGGATCGAGTGCGAGACGGCGGGGGTGGGCGTGTAGGAGCCGCGGGCGTCGATCGCGGTGGTGACGCCGGCGCCCGAGAGCACCTCGATGGCGGTGCGCCAGGCCGGCTCGGACAGGGCGTGGGTGTCGCGGCCGATGTAGAGCACGCCGTCGGTTCCCTGGGAACGCCGGTACTCGACGATTGCCGCCGTGGTGGCGACGATGTGAGCCTCGTTGAAAGCGGTGTCCAGGGAGGAGCCGCGGTGGCCGGAGGTGCCGAAGACGACCTTCTGGGCCGGGATCGCGGGGTCGGGGACAAGTTCGTAGTAGGCGTTGACGACCTCATCGACGTCAATGAGGTCCTCTGGTTGGGCGGGAAGTCCTGCGCGTTCGTGCATGGGTGCAGTGTGTCACGGACCACGGGGCATGTCCCGGGAATCCCGGAAGTCGGACGTATTGGTCTTGCTGGAGCGGGCAGGGCGGCGGTCCGTGGGGCGGCGCGGGCCCGCCCGGGGCGACCGGCCGCGGCGCGTCATTGGTGCCGGTCTCGGCGTGTTACTGGTGCCGGTCTCGCGGGATGGCGGGCTGTGGCGCGCGGCTAGGATGCCGACATGTCGACCGCTGTACAGACCGCCATTGCCACTACCAGCGCCCCGGCCGCCGTCGGACCCTACTCCCAGGCCGTGTCCACCGGCGCGGGCAGCGGCGCCACCGTCTACATCTCCGGGCAGGTGCCGCTCGACCCGGCCACCGGCAAGCTGGTCGACGGCGGCATCGTGGCCCAGGCCGAGCGGGTGCTGACCAACATCGGCGCAATCCTTCAGGCCGCCGGCCTGGGGTACGAGCACGTCGTCAAGACCACGGTGCTGCTGGCGGACATCGCCGACTTCGCCGCCGTCAACGAGGTCTATGCGCGCTTCTTCACCGGCGCGGTGCTGCCCGCCCGGGCGGCCTTCCAGGTGGCGGCGCTGCCGCTGGGCGCGGGCGTGGAGATCGAGGCCGTCGCGGTGCGCCCCTGAGGGGCGCCGCCGACGCAGCCGCGGCGCCCGCTACTGACAAGCTACTGACAACTACTGTTAATTTCTTTACAGTAGGTCTGTGAAGATGGCTGCGAGAGAGCCGACAGGCAAGATCGACATCGATGCGCTGGCGGTGGCAGAACCGCGGCAGCGCGGGGTGCTGCTCGCTGGTGCGCCGGAGACCCAATGGTTTGAACGCAAGTCGGTGCGCGTCGACGCCAAGCGGCTCGCTGCCGCGCTGATCGGCATGGCCAATGCCGAAGGCGGCATGGTGGCTGTGGGGGTCAGCGAGGGGCGGATTGAAGGTATTGACGGCGAGACCCGCAAGGTCAACCGACTGCGCCGGGTCCCGGTTGATCTCATCGATCCGCCACTCGTGCTCAGGGTGGAGGAGATGCCGGTCGAACGCTCCGACCACACGCAGGACCATGTCCTGGTGTTTCTGGTGGAGCCGAGTCGTCACGCCCATCAACGCACCGACGAGGAGGCCTTCATTCGGGCGGGTGACTCGACCATCACGCTGAGTCGGACAGCCTGGCAGGAACTCGTCTACGACCGTGAGGCCGATGCCTATGAGGCGCAGCCGGCTCCAGTCGGCCTCGAAGGTGTGGACTCGGCTCGTGTAGACGCACTTCGGAAGGTCATTGGCGCGGAAGGGGATGACCTGCACGTACTGCGCGCACGCTCTCTAGTAACTCCCGATGATCGATTGACGGTTGCCGGACTGCTCCTGGTGGGGGTGCACCCGCAGCGTTTCCTCCCGCAGGCACTCGTGCGCGTGCTGCGATACCAGGCCGATGAGACCGGTGTGGGATCACGCCAGACGATGGTTGCCGATGGTGATCGCCGCCTGGAGGGCACGATCCCGGAGATGATTGAAGCCGCCTTCTCCTTGGTCGAGGAGTGGGCTCCACGCCGTCGTGCACTCGGCGTAGATGGCAAATTCGGTCCGGTGGATGTCATTCCTCGCGAGGCGTGGATGGAGGCGATCGTCAACGCAGTCATCCACCGCTCGTACTCGATGGCTGGTGACCACATCCGGGTCTCGATCTTCCCACATCGTATTGAGGTCTCCTCGCCGGGCCGTTTCCCCGGACTGGTCGACCCGTCCCGACCGCTTGAGATCGCCAGATATGCGCGTAACCCGCGTATCGCGCGCGTCTGCTCGGACCTGGGATTCGCTCAGGAACTGGGTGAGGGGATTCGTCGCATGGTGGGGCAGATGCGCCAGGCAGGTCTCGGCGATCCGGTGTACCGGCAGACGTCGACGAGCGTAATAGTGAGTCTGGATGCCGCCTCGCGAATATCGACGACGGTTGCCGACCGGCTTGGCCGGCCCGCGCTCGATGCCATGGCGTTGCTGCGCAGCACCGGGCCGCTCGGTACTGCGGACATTGCTGACGCGATGGGTGTCACCCGCCAAACGGCGTTGAAGCGCCTCAAGGCTCTGGAGGCCGAGGGATTGGTGATGCGCACCGGTAGGTCGCCGCGAGACCCGCGATCTACGTGGGTCATCCCCGGGGCCTGACCAGCAGGTACGTACGGCCGAAGATGTGGATTCCGCAGGTACCCGCTACTGACAAGCTACTGACAACTACTGTTAATTTTTTAACAGTAGTTGTCAGTAGTTGGCGGTCCTGGTCGGTGGACGCCGGCCCTTAGGCCCAGTCCTCGACGTCGGTGGTCACGTCCCGGCCGGAGGCGGCGGCCTGATCGATGGCGCAGGAGAGCAGGTGGTCCTGGCAGGCCTGCGCCAGCGGGTAGGGGGCCGGGCCCTCCTCCCGCACCCAGAGGCCGGTGTCCTGAAGGATGGTGGCGACGGCGAGGTCGTCCTCGCTCATGCGCGTGCCGACCCACGGGTTGCGGTAGAGCACTCGCCCGTCCAGGCTGGCGTGGATCAGGTCGTTGCCCTCGAGGTTCAGGTCGCGCCCGGTGCGCCGGTACTCGATCCGGCTGGTCACCGCCCCGGCGTCGGGCACCCAGCGGGTGACGGCGTCGTCGACGATCTCCCCCAGGGTGCCGCGCACCAGCACGCGGCGGGACAGCAGTGGGTTGTGCCACTGATTAGAGGTGAACTCGTAGACGCCGGTGCGGCCGGAGTCGAAGGCGAGAGTGGCGAGCACCGTCTGGCCGGACTCAACCGCCGGCACGGCGCTCCAGCCGTCGCGGCCGAGCGGCTGGAGGAGCGGTACCGGGAAGCTGCGGGCGGTGACGGTGACGGGGCCGGCGAGCGGGGCGGCGTCGTCGGCGAGGAAGTGCCGCAGCAGGGAGACGGCGTGGTAGCCGTGCGTGGAGGAGACCTGCGCCCAGGCGGGCGTGCCGATGGCGCCGGCGCGGATGGCCGCGAGGCGGGCGGCGTGACCGGGCATGCGCGTGTACTGCTCGGCGACCTGTACCAGGCTGGAGGCGCCGACGTCGTGCCACAGGGAGCGCAGCGAGTCGGGGTCGGGTGCGGGCGGAGTCTCCGCCAGGACGGGGGTGCGGCGGTCCACCAGTTCACGGATGAGGTCCGGCATGGCGGCCCAGCTCGCCGACGGCACGACCAGCTCGGGGGAGCGGGCTCGCAGGCCGTCGAGGGAGTCGGTGGTGGCGACGCCGAACTCCTCGGCCAGGGCCGCGCGAGCCTCGCCGCGGCGCGCCAGGACGCCCACGCACTCCAGCCGCCCGGGGGCCATGGTGGCCAGGCGCAGGAAGAAGCGGGCGCGCCAGCCCGCGCCGACGACGCCGAAGCGCACCGGCCCGCCCGACGGCGGGGCCGGGCTCTGGTCGGGCATGGGGGCGCTGTAGGGGCGGGTCGTCGCGGGCGCGGAGGGGTGGCGCGGGTGGGCGGGCGTACGTGCGGCCGGGACGGGGGCATGGTCGGTGGTGTGGGCGTCGCTGCTCACGGCGGTCTCCTCGGGCTGCAGACTTCATCGTCGAGACGGCAACGACGCTATACCCCGGGCGAGGCGGAGGCAACGGTGCGGCGGTAGGCCTGTGTGTACCCCGTAAGTGCGGTGGCAGTTACCGCGTCGGCGATTCGCCAACACGCCTGGAACCCGTTCGCTGCGCGGGTGCATGACCCACTGCTCTCAGCGACGACTTCACTCAGGTCACTGACGTGCTCACTCTAGAAAAAAAGACTCTCACTGTAGAAAGTGAGGCTCTCACTGACGTGCACTGAGGTCGTGACTGACGAGGAACTTGAGAAACACGTCGTCGCACAGGGCCTGGAACGGGGAAGCTATAAGCGAGTCGGCGACGCGGACAAGCGCCTGACCACGTACGAGGTACACCTCCTGAGGACTCGGAATGTCAACGATCATGCCGATCGCCAGCCTGTTGGCGGGCGGACCTTCGCAGATCTCGATCCGGACCTGGTGAGCCGCACGGTGGAAAGGGTGCGGGCAAGCGGCTCGCGTGCACTCACAGGGCTTGCCCCGGATGATCACGTATCCGCACTGCAGAGGCTTAACGCTCTTACGGTCGACGGCACTCCCACCCTGGCCGGCTATCTGGCTCTCGGTACTTACCCACAACAGGAGTATCCCCAGCTGACCATCGATGTAACCGTTCATCCTGGTACCGCCAAGTCTCAGGACCCCACCGTCAGATTCCTAGACCGCCGTAACTGTGATGGTCCACTGCCGCAGGCAATTGACGATGCCGTACACACCGTCATGCGCAACCTACGCACGCGTCGAATCGTTGAAGGTACCCGTGGCACCGACATTCCCGAGATTCCGGAGGACGTCCTGCGGGAGGCAATTGCCAACGCGGTCATGCACCGCGACTACTCCCACTTCGTTACAGGGCAGCAGGTTGCTGTCAATGTGTATGCCGATCGCGTCGAGGTCATCAACCCTGGCGGCTTCTGGGGTGATCGCACCAAGGAAAACGTCACCGATGGACACTCTGCGTCACGTTCTCGCGAGTCTTGTCGCCGACGGTCTCCTGGTGGGTATGAATGACGGCCCCTATGCGCTCGCCGATCAGACAAGGAGCGTTGAGGCGACGGGAGCTGAGTGGGAGATCCTTGCCGTCCTGAGTGCGGACGAAGCTCTTTCCGTTCGGGATGTAGCAAAGGCTACGGGTAAGACGCTAACTGCGCTTCGGCCGGTGTTGCGGGAACTTGTCGAGCGTGGCTTGGTGGTCGCGACGGCGCCGCCTACGAGCCGCCGCCGTAAGTACCTGCTCGCAGGCATGTGACAGTCGCCCAAAGTGTGAGCTGGCCGGCGGGGCCGGGTTGTCTCTCCCGGTCCCGCCGGCCCGTGGCGTCGAGGGGAGCCTCCCCGGGGTTCCCACATCCCGGGGGCTCGCGCCTCCTTCGCCGGAGCGGAACGGCGCGGGCTCCCATGTACCCGGCCTGTCCTCGGTGGTGGGTCGGTCATCGGGCTCCCCAACCCTCGCGACCCGCACCGTCCGGCGGCAGAACTCATATAACTCTCTCGACCTGAACGGTCACCCCCGGCGGACCTTGGAAAATACGGGGAAGTTGTGTCCGCCCGGGCCGCCCCCGGTGTATGCCCGGTGTATGCCCCGTGGGCCGCGCCCGGTGTATGCCCCGTGGGCCGCCCCGGTGCAGGGCCCGTCGGCCTCCTCGGCGCTGGGCGGGTGTACTGCGAACATTTGCCCTCTGCTACGACGTTTTGCACCCTGGTGTATGGCAAATACCTGCACACCAGGGTGCAAAAGTTCGTAGTAGGCGCTAGGCCTGTCCGCCCGCCGCCTGGCGCCACCTCCCGCCGCCCGCCGCCACCTCCCGCCGCCCGCCGCCACCTCCCGCCGCCCGGCGCGCGGGCAGCGCTCCCCATGTCCCGGCCGTGCCGGTACCGTTACTGTTCTGCAAGAATGCTCCGGAGGTGCACGTGTCCGACCTGATCATCCGCTGGGGTGGCCTGCGCGCCGTTGCCGCCCTCACCGTCAAGTCTCTGCTCATCGTCGTGCTCGGCGTATTCGTG is from Actinomyces sp. 432 and encodes:
- the pgm gene encoding phosphoglucomutase (alpha-D-glucose-1,6-bisphosphate-dependent), yielding MHERAGLPAQPEDLIDVDEVVNAYYELVPDPAIPAQKVVFGTSGHRGSSLDTAFNEAHIVATTAAIVEYRRSQGTDGVLYIGRDTHALSEPAWRTAIEVLSGAGVTTAIDARGSYTPTPAVSHSILLANGAGTESGVRTTGPGLADGIVVTPSHNPPRDGGFKYNPPHGGPADSDATSWIAARANELLADGWRDVPRVPIAEALDGNYVVKHDYLETYVADLENVIDMDAIRDAGVRIGADPLGGASVDYWGAIGERYGLDLTVVNPKVDPAWSFMTLDWDGKIRMDCSSPNAMASLRNAMTPDADGNTPYDVATGNDADSDRHGIVTPDGLMNPNHYLAVAIEYLFTHRPGWPVDAAVGKTLVSSSLIDRVVAAMGRKLVEVPVGFKHFVPGLLDGSVGFGGEESAGASFLRKDGTVWSTDKDGIILALLASEIIAVTGKTPSQLHEEQVERFGASAYARIDAAATKEEKAKLAALSPQDVTATELAGEPITDRLVRAPGNDAPIGGLKVTTANAWFAARPSGTEDVYKIYAESFKGADHLAQVQEEAKQVVSAALGG
- a CDS encoding Rid family detoxifying hydrolase; this encodes MSTAVQTAIATTSAPAAVGPYSQAVSTGAGSGATVYISGQVPLDPATGKLVDGGIVAQAERVLTNIGAILQAAGLGYEHVVKTTVLLADIADFAAVNEVYARFFTGAVLPARAAFQVAALPLGAGVEIEAVAVRP
- a CDS encoding ATP-binding protein gives rise to the protein MTDEELEKHVVAQGLERGSYKRVGDADKRLTTYEVHLLRTRNVNDHADRQPVGGRTFADLDPDLVSRTVERVRASGSRALTGLAPDDHVSALQRLNALTVDGTPTLAGYLALGTYPQQEYPQLTIDVTVHPGTAKSQDPTVRFLDRRNCDGPLPQAIDDAVHTVMRNLRTRRIVEGTRGTDIPEIPEDVLREAIANAVMHRDYSHFVTGQQVAVNVYADRVEVINPGGFWGDRTKENVTDGHSASRSRESCRRRSPGGYE
- a CDS encoding Gfo/Idh/MocA family protein, producing MSSDAHTTDHAPVPAARTPAHPRHPSAPATTRPYSAPMPDQSPAPPSGGPVRFGVVGAGWRARFFLRLATMAPGRLECVGVLARRGEARAALAEEFGVATTDSLDGLRARSPELVVPSASWAAMPDLIRELVDRRTPVLAETPPAPDPDSLRSLWHDVGASSLVQVAEQYTRMPGHAARLAAIRAGAIGTPAWAQVSSTHGYHAVSLLRHFLADDAAPLAGPVTVTARSFPVPLLQPLGRDGWSAVPAVESGQTVLATLAFDSGRTGVYEFTSNQWHNPLLSRRVLVRGTLGEIVDDAVTRWVPDAGAVTSRIEYRRTGRDLNLEGNDLIHASLDGRVLYRNPWVGTRMSEDDLAVATILQDTGLWVREEGPAPYPLAQACQDHLLSCAIDQAAASGRDVTTDVEDWA
- a CDS encoding MarR family transcriptional regulator; translation: MNDGPYALADQTRSVEATGAEWEILAVLSADEALSVRDVAKATGKTLTALRPVLRELVERGLVVATAPPTSRRRKYLLAGM
- a CDS encoding ATP-binding protein, producing the protein MAAREPTGKIDIDALAVAEPRQRGVLLAGAPETQWFERKSVRVDAKRLAAALIGMANAEGGMVAVGVSEGRIEGIDGETRKVNRLRRVPVDLIDPPLVLRVEEMPVERSDHTQDHVLVFLVEPSRHAHQRTDEEAFIRAGDSTITLSRTAWQELVYDREADAYEAQPAPVGLEGVDSARVDALRKVIGAEGDDLHVLRARSLVTPDDRLTVAGLLLVGVHPQRFLPQALVRVLRYQADETGVGSRQTMVADGDRRLEGTIPEMIEAAFSLVEEWAPRRRALGVDGKFGPVDVIPREAWMEAIVNAVIHRSYSMAGDHIRVSIFPHRIEVSSPGRFPGLVDPSRPLEIARYARNPRIARVCSDLGFAQELGEGIRRMVGQMRQAGLGDPVYRQTSTSVIVSLDAASRISTTVADRLGRPALDAMALLRSTGPLGTADIADAMGVTRQTALKRLKALEAEGLVMRTGRSPRDPRSTWVIPGA